The following coding sequences are from one Buchnera aphidicola (Periphyllus testudinaceus) window:
- the rpsD gene encoding 30S ribosomal protein S4, translated as MAKYLGPKLKLSRREKTDLYLKSGLRPIGSKCKIDHLPGQHGIRKQRLSDYGVQLREKQKVRRLYGVLEKQFCNYYKMASKYKGNTGEKLLQILENRLDNIVYRMGFGSTRSEARQLVNHKSITVNNVIVNIPSFQVSVNDVIEVRKKFKKHLRIQASLELFEQKELASWIEVNVKKMKGVFKRIPDRSDLSSEINEHLIVELYSK; from the coding sequence ATGGCAAAATATTTAGGTCCAAAATTAAAATTAAGTCGAAGAGAAAAAACTGATTTATATCTAAAATCTGGATTAAGGCCTATTGGATCAAAATGCAAAATTGATCATTTACCAGGACAACATGGAATAAGAAAACAAAGATTATCAGATTATGGAGTACAATTACGAGAGAAGCAAAAAGTACGAAGATTATATGGTGTATTAGAAAAACAATTTTGTAATTATTATAAAATGGCTTCAAAATATAAAGGAAATACTGGAGAAAAGTTGTTACAGATATTAGAAAATAGACTTGATAATATAGTTTATAGAATGGGATTTGGTTCAACTAGGTCTGAAGCTAGGCAATTAGTAAATCATAAATCTATTACTGTAAATAATGTAATTGTAAATATACCTTCATTTCAAGTTTCTGTAAATGATGTTATTGAAGTACGAAAAAAATTTAAAAAACATTTAAGAATACAAGCTTCTTTAGAATTGTTTGAACAAAAAGAATTAGCATCTTGGATAGAAGTAAATGTAAAAAAAATGAAAGGAGTTTTTAAAAGAATTCCAGATAGATCAGATTTATCATCTGAAATAAATGAACATTTAATTGTAGAGCTTTATTCTAAATAA
- the rpsK gene encoding 30S ribosomal protein S11, which produces MPKKKIRIKKRIKKQITDGIAHIYASFNNTIVTITDKKGNSLGWATSGGSGFRGSRKSTPFAAQVAAEKCAEKIKDYGIKNLDVMVKGPGPGRESTIRALNSAGFRITNITDVTPIPHNGCRPPKKRRV; this is translated from the coding sequence ATGCCAAAAAAAAAGATTCGAATAAAAAAACGTATTAAAAAACAAATAACAGATGGTATTGCACATATTTATGCTTCTTTTAATAATACAATTGTTACTATTACCGATAAAAAAGGAAATTCTTTAGGTTGGGCAACGTCTGGAGGTTCTGGATTTAGAGGATCTAGAAAATCTACACCTTTTGCAGCACAAGTAGCTGCAGAAAAATGCGCAGAAAAAATTAAAGATTATGGTATAAAAAATTTAGATGTAATGGTAAAAGGTCCTGGACCAGGAAGAGAGTCTACGATTAGAGCTTTAAATTCTGCAGGATTTCGTATTACAAATATTACTGATGTTACACCTATTCCTCATAATGGATGTAGACCTCCTAAAAAAAGAAGAGTGTAA
- the fmt gene encoding methionyl-tRNA formyltransferase, with amino-acid sequence MKNKKIVFAGTNKFSSEHLHELLINKLNILNVITKKDNKFNKKNKTFSEVKKISLKNKLNIIQPKSLNSKKIYKYLKKKKPDIMIVVSYGLLIPKKIINLFTFGCINIHTSLLPKLRGPSPIQYSLIQGKKKTGITIIQINEKIDSGDILYQKSLIIKKNETYKTLIKKLSILGKQSLIKCLKKIFLKKIKKIKQKEKNATYTKKINKIDGLINWNSSAKKIEQKIRAFIVWPGSFFFIKEIMIKIWKVKVVKNSNKNIPGKIIKINKHGIFITTKKNLINIKILQIPGKKKITTKNIIHSYKDLFKIGTNLNKKPS; translated from the coding sequence ATGAAAAATAAAAAAATTGTTTTTGCTGGAACAAACAAATTTTCTTCTGAACATTTACACGAATTACTTATAAATAAATTAAATATATTAAATGTAATTACCAAAAAAGATAATAAATTTAATAAAAAAAACAAAACTTTTTCTGAAGTAAAAAAAATTTCATTAAAAAATAAGTTAAATATAATTCAACCAAAATCTCTAAATTCAAAAAAAATTTATAAATATTTAAAAAAAAAAAAACCAGATATTATGATAGTAGTATCATATGGTTTATTAATACCTAAAAAAATAATTAATTTATTTACTTTTGGTTGTATTAATATACATACTTCACTCTTACCTAAATTAAGAGGACCTTCCCCAATACAATATTCTCTTATTCAAGGAAAAAAAAAAACTGGAATTACTATTATACAAATAAATGAAAAAATAGATTCAGGTGATATTTTATATCAAAAATCTTTAATAATAAAAAAAAACGAAACATATAAAACATTAATAAAAAAACTATCAATACTTGGAAAACAATCATTAATAAAATGTTTAAAAAAGATATTTTTAAAAAAAATTAAAAAAATTAAACAAAAAGAAAAAAATGCAACATATACAAAAAAAATTAATAAAATAGATGGATTAATAAATTGGAACTCAAGTGCAAAAAAAATAGAACAAAAAATTAGAGCATTTATTGTATGGCCAGGATCATTTTTTTTTATAAAAGAAATTATGATTAAAATTTGGAAAGTAAAAGTAGTAAAAAATTCCAATAAAAATATTCCTGGAAAAATTATTAAAATAAACAAGCATGGAATTTTTATTACAACAAAAAAAAATTTAATTAATATTAAAATACTTCAAATTCCAGGAAAAAAAAAAATTACAACTAAAAATATAATACATTCTTATAAAGATTTATTTAAAATAGGTACTAATTTAAATAAAAAACCATCATAA
- the rpoA gene encoding DNA-directed RNA polymerase subunit alpha, which yields MSDLLINFLKPRLVDIKKFSLTHSKVTLEPLERGFGHTLGNALRRILLSSMPGCAVTEVEIDGILHEYSTKEGIKEDILEILLNLKKLAVKIHGKNSSYLMLKKKGIGVVTASDIKCDSSVEIVKLSHVICNLTDDNASINMKIKVQRGRGYSPASSRIKTEDNESYIGRLLIDACYSPIDRVSYQVEAARVEQRTDLDKLIIELETNGTIDPEESIRKAATILSDQLESFVDLKDICKPVEKVIKPEFDPILLKPVDDLELTVRSANCLKAESIHYIGDLIQKTEVDLLKTPNLGKKSLTEIKDILSSRNLFLGTKLHNWPPESITEE from the coding sequence ATGTCAGATTTATTAATAAATTTTTTAAAACCTCGTTTAGTTGATATTAAAAAATTCAGCTTAACTCATTCTAAAGTTACTTTAGAACCCTTAGAAAGAGGTTTTGGGCATACATTAGGAAATGCGTTACGTAGAATTCTTTTATCTTCTATGCCTGGATGCGCTGTGACAGAAGTTGAAATAGATGGAATTTTGCATGAATATAGCACTAAAGAAGGAATTAAAGAAGATATATTAGAGATATTACTAAATTTAAAAAAATTAGCTGTTAAAATTCATGGAAAAAATTCTTCTTATTTAATGTTAAAAAAAAAAGGAATAGGTGTTGTTACTGCATCTGATATAAAATGTGATTCAAGCGTTGAAATTGTTAAGTTAAGTCATGTTATATGCAATTTAACAGATGATAATGCATCTATAAATATGAAGATTAAAGTTCAAAGAGGTCGAGGATATTCTCCTGCTTCTTCTCGAATAAAAACTGAAGATAATGAAAGTTATATAGGTAGATTATTAATAGACGCATGTTATAGTCCTATTGATCGTGTTTCTTATCAAGTTGAAGCTGCTAGAGTAGAACAAAGAACCGATTTAGACAAATTAATTATAGAATTGGAAACTAATGGAACTATTGATCCAGAAGAATCTATTAGAAAAGCAGCTACTATTTTATCAGATCAATTAGAATCTTTTGTAGATTTAAAGGATATTTGTAAACCAGTAGAAAAAGTTATAAAACCTGAATTTGATCCAATTTTATTAAAACCTGTTGATGATTTAGAATTAACCGTTCGATCTGCAAATTGTTTAAAAGCAGAATCTATACATTATATTGGAGATTTAATACAAAAAACTGAAGTAGATTTATTAAAAACTCCAAATCTGGGAAAAAAATCATTAACTGAAATAAAAGATATATTATCTTCTCGAAATTTATTTTTAGGAACTAAATTACATAATTGGCCTCCTGAAAGTATTACAGAAGAATAA
- the rpsM gene encoding 30S ribosomal protein S13 — translation MTRIAGINIPDNKRIIISLTSIYGIGKSRSRLICRSLKIDECVYVSKLDKEKLEELRSIVLKFVVEGDLRREKTLKIKRLIDLGCYRGVRHRRKLPVRGQRTKTNARTRKGPRKLIKK, via the coding sequence ACGTATAATAATTTCTTTAACATCGATTTATGGAATAGGTAAATCTCGTTCTAGATTAATTTGTCGTTCTTTAAAAATAGATGAATGTGTATATGTTTCTAAATTAGATAAAGAAAAATTAGAAGAATTAAGATCTATTGTATTAAAATTTGTAGTAGAAGGTGATTTAAGAAGAGAAAAAACATTAAAAATTAAACGATTAATAGATCTTGGGTGTTATCGAGGAGTTCGTCATCGTAGAAAATTACCTGTTCGTGGACAGAGGACAAAAACTAATGCACGTACTAGAAAAGGCCCTCGTAAATTAATAAAAAAATAA
- the rplQ gene encoding 50S ribosomal protein L17: MRHQKVGRKLNRKSSHLKAMLKNLICSLIKYEKIKTTLAKSKELRRKVEPIITISKIDNLSNRRLIFSRIRNNFIVYKLFKDIGPFFLNRPGGYIKIVKCGFRSGDNSPMAYILLVNREQRIENKSKS; this comes from the coding sequence ATGCGACATCAAAAAGTTGGTCGTAAATTAAATAGAAAAAGTAGTCATTTAAAGGCTATGTTAAAAAATTTAATTTGTTCATTAATAAAATATGAGAAAATTAAAACTACTTTAGCTAAGTCGAAAGAATTAAGACGAAAAGTAGAACCAATTATTACGATTTCTAAAATTGATAATTTATCCAATAGAAGATTAATATTTTCAAGAATTCGAAATAATTTTATTGTTTATAAATTATTTAAAGATATAGGTCCATTTTTTTTAAATAGGCCAGGTGGGTATATAAAAATTGTAAAATGTGGGTTTCGATCTGGAGATAACTCTCCAATGGCATATATTTTATTAGTAAACAGAGAACAAAGAATAGAAAATAAAAGTAAATCTTAA